A genomic region of Longimicrobium sp. contains the following coding sequences:
- a CDS encoding lanthionine synthetase LanC family protein, with amino-acid sequence MDTQHRTDEPRTEALMEAAQAIGRRLVQGARWTDDACTWHVMQPDRANPAARRAVPTPATGTVYEGTAGIALFLAELHAVTGDADVARTALGAIRLALRQGASLPDTSFGYHSGRVGIAYAAARAGERLGHPEFYAQAEDLLRPLVGNESRDTGLDVIAGAGGAIPALLQLTRYVDAELALGIARGLGDQLMVTATREPEGWSWGTMRNSAVRNLNGYAHGAAGIGHGLLELYAATGDGRYRYGAEQAFLYERAFFNPQHGNWPDLRNTELGEYQYEGRVDELRDLLRSGGGLEPQPMRYMSAWCHGAPGIGLSRVRAWQLLGDPLYRDEVLAACATTVGTVGGHGLGNYSLCHGRGGNAETLMVAAQVLGDESLREPALESAYAGVERHEGADASPWPCGTLGAASDPGLLLGEAGIGHFLLRLAHPRVPSVLFLEAPDVSASRGGTVGEEGWRSEQESTVAAHFGGTLAAFRAMGVALDLPLAPMGPAPRTSDVVAVYEALAGSVRDVADPARRERLEDAFAVDRARYELARSVTDFTTEYLDGLARLPAAEVDWREGRVELSSRVRVVSTRWDWAARAAADAAGPPGDEDEGEVHWLVQFTGGWPVVRSLSPFAAVILESVREPATADELIDTVNAALSGGEGEVNREWLEERVLQQLNQAYRAGFVNLARGLAGAAR; translated from the coding sequence ATGGATACGCAGCACCGCACGGACGAGCCCCGCACCGAAGCGCTGATGGAAGCGGCACAGGCCATCGGCCGGCGGCTGGTGCAGGGCGCGCGGTGGACGGACGACGCCTGCACCTGGCACGTGATGCAGCCCGACCGCGCGAACCCGGCGGCTCGCCGCGCCGTCCCCACTCCCGCCACCGGCACGGTGTACGAGGGAACGGCGGGGATCGCGCTGTTCCTGGCTGAGCTGCACGCGGTGACGGGCGATGCCGACGTGGCCCGCACCGCGCTGGGCGCCATCCGCCTGGCCCTGCGTCAGGGCGCGTCGCTGCCGGATACCAGCTTTGGATACCACAGCGGCCGCGTGGGGATCGCCTACGCGGCCGCGAGGGCGGGCGAGCGGCTGGGCCACCCCGAGTTCTACGCCCAGGCCGAAGACCTTCTCCGGCCGCTGGTGGGCAACGAGAGCCGCGACACAGGGCTGGACGTGATCGCCGGGGCCGGCGGGGCCATTCCCGCCCTGCTGCAGCTGACCCGGTACGTGGACGCGGAGTTGGCCCTGGGCATCGCGCGGGGGCTGGGCGACCAGTTGATGGTGACGGCCACGCGCGAGCCCGAGGGCTGGTCGTGGGGCACCATGCGCAACAGCGCCGTCCGCAATTTGAACGGCTACGCCCACGGCGCGGCCGGCATCGGCCACGGGCTGCTGGAGCTGTACGCCGCCACGGGGGACGGCCGCTACCGCTACGGCGCCGAGCAAGCGTTCCTGTACGAGCGGGCCTTCTTCAACCCCCAGCACGGCAACTGGCCCGACCTGCGCAACACCGAGCTGGGCGAGTACCAGTACGAGGGGCGCGTGGACGAGCTGCGCGACCTGCTGCGCTCCGGCGGCGGCCTGGAGCCGCAGCCCATGCGCTACATGAGCGCGTGGTGCCACGGGGCGCCGGGCATCGGCCTCAGCCGCGTGCGCGCCTGGCAGCTGCTGGGCGACCCGCTGTACCGCGACGAGGTGCTGGCCGCCTGCGCAACCACGGTGGGCACGGTGGGCGGCCACGGCCTCGGCAACTACTCGCTCTGCCACGGCCGCGGCGGCAACGCCGAAACACTGATGGTGGCCGCCCAGGTGCTGGGCGACGAGTCGCTGCGCGAGCCGGCGCTGGAGAGCGCCTATGCCGGCGTCGAGCGCCACGAGGGGGCGGACGCGTCGCCCTGGCCCTGCGGCACCCTCGGCGCCGCCTCCGACCCGGGGCTGCTGCTGGGCGAAGCCGGCATCGGGCACTTCCTGCTGCGGCTGGCCCACCCCCGGGTGCCCTCCGTGCTGTTCCTGGAGGCGCCGGACGTTTCGGCGTCGCGCGGAGGCACGGTGGGCGAGGAGGGCTGGCGAAGCGAGCAGGAGAGCACCGTCGCCGCGCACTTCGGCGGCACGCTGGCCGCATTCCGCGCGATGGGCGTTGCGCTGGACCTGCCGCTGGCGCCCATGGGCCCGGCCCCGCGCACGTCGGACGTGGTGGCCGTGTACGAGGCGCTCGCCGGAAGCGTGCGCGACGTGGCGGATCCGGCGCGGCGCGAGCGGCTGGAAGACGCGTTTGCGGTGGACCGTGCGCGCTACGAGCTGGCCCGTTCGGTGACGGACTTCACCACGGAGTACCTCGACGGGCTGGCCCGGCTTCCCGCGGCGGAGGTGGACTGGCGCGAGGGCCGGGTGGAGCTTTCGTCCCGGGTCCGCGTGGTGAGCACCCGGTGGGACTGGGCCGCCCGCGCCGCCGCGGACGCCGCCGGCCCGCCGGGGGACGAGGACGAAGGCGAGGTTCACTGGCTGGTCCAGTTCACCGGCGGCTGGCCGGTGGTGCGCTCGTTGAGCCCCTTCGCCGCGGTGATCCTGGAGAGCGTCCGCGAGCCCGCGACCGCCGACGAGCTGATCGACACGGTGAATGCCGCCTTGTCGGGGGGCGAAGGCGAGGTGAACCGCGAGTGGTTGGAAGAGCGCGTCCTGCAGCAGCTGAACCAGGCGTATCGTGCGGGTTTCGTGAACCTGGCGCGCGGCCTGGCCGGCGCGGCGCGGTAG
- a CDS encoding thiopeptide-type bacteriocin biosynthesis protein: MTEPRHEHGWLSVYLFINGWIYAPECDQVVIEHVEPFVRRCMAEGWADQHFFIRYSEHGPHVRLRLYGRTDVLEGTVWPALVEHVRASHPSVRVDELPETPSYSRVDDQPPGVTHLARVAYEPETQRYGGPDALAVAERMFQDSSDAAYALLARMGGERSSRLGKGLLSTVMACHVFCETRERATTFAHTYSTNYLRSLAREDEGRETFISAFDRGFEQQADTLAAYVNEVWERMDEGEELSDTLDRYGEGLDARRAELRGLFDEGRVQVAGEPADDWQRVVWGIVPSYVHMMNNRLGITIQEESYLGYLVHRALQSPDAVGEA; this comes from the coding sequence ATGACCGAACCGCGACACGAGCACGGCTGGCTGAGCGTCTACCTGTTCATCAACGGCTGGATCTACGCCCCCGAGTGCGACCAGGTAGTCATCGAGCACGTCGAGCCGTTCGTCCGCCGCTGCATGGCCGAAGGCTGGGCCGATCAGCACTTCTTCATCCGCTACAGCGAGCACGGGCCGCACGTGCGCCTGCGCCTGTACGGACGCACCGACGTGCTCGAAGGGACCGTGTGGCCCGCGCTGGTGGAGCACGTGCGCGCGTCGCATCCGAGCGTGCGGGTGGACGAGCTTCCCGAGACGCCCTCGTACAGCCGCGTCGACGACCAGCCCCCGGGCGTGACGCACCTGGCGCGCGTGGCGTACGAGCCTGAAACGCAGCGCTACGGCGGCCCCGACGCGCTGGCGGTCGCCGAGCGGATGTTCCAGGACTCCAGCGACGCGGCGTACGCGCTGCTGGCCCGCATGGGCGGCGAGCGGTCGTCGCGGCTGGGCAAGGGGCTGCTCTCCACCGTCATGGCCTGCCACGTCTTCTGCGAAACCCGCGAGCGCGCCACCACGTTCGCCCACACCTACTCCACCAACTACCTGCGCTCGCTCGCCCGCGAAGACGAGGGGCGCGAGACGTTCATCAGCGCCTTCGACCGCGGTTTCGAGCAGCAGGCCGACACCCTCGCGGCGTACGTCAACGAGGTGTGGGAGCGGATGGACGAGGGCGAGGAGCTGTCCGACACGCTGGACCGCTACGGCGAGGGGCTCGACGCGCGCCGGGCCGAGCTGCGGGGCCTGTTCGACGAAGGCCGGGTACAGGTGGCCGGGGAGCCGGCGGACGACTGGCAGCGGGTGGTGTGGGGCATCGTCCCCAGCTACGTGCACATGATGAACAACCGCCTGGGCATCACCATCCAGGAAGAAAGCTACCTGGGATACCTGGTCCATCGCGCGCTCCAAAGCCCCGACGCGGTGGGCGAGGCCTGA
- a CDS encoding lantibiotic dehydratase, whose product MMEPWMDEPAATADALFPRFVCRVSGAPVDTVDTLRAERTLSLLDELAQVEARIGERREEVSQMLFEAIGATTEKPVRNRLVGLKRELYNGRAPATQKVNDALAAVDEATGEQVRAFVADLERARELNATIGAAHDEEVTALRRRFRELVRYGDFRKGLMVSSRALYGNLGRYDAAAERGTLSGRDEKTERGLLRYYTRMAAKATPFATFCAVIPGTFIEAGGGQDEGRMRFTGDPRVKRSFVRINKFLYGLLFDHLKTRPTVRHRLAIEPNPTLRKEDGRLVFLTAIDGREVFQRMAENEVLDLIASRCAQAGRPTLGDLIGALCSDPEIEATPEEAEAYLDKLVEIGFLRFHTGIREQDADWDLPFRELLDRIDDEHARRTSQLLVVLREQVEAYGNAPVDGRGALIDEIHALIETALGEMEISGRLRRDMPFYEDATAAAGAEIALTPGVRRAFGAWEEWARLTSSLGWPRSEQATMRHFYQTYYGDSQGVPLLRFYEEFYREHFKAHVEKEAKQRAGARREALGGYDVGNPFGLDVVRSLSDARTQLGEAIRERWAAEPDAAVVDLTADDVRQALAGVETVSGVPRSMGAFGLLVPAEEEGGAPSFVLHGGSYTAGYGKYFSRFLYMLPDDVQENVRTWNAALTDDMLAEICGDAQFNANLHPPLMRWEISYPTGESGATEAQLPSSEIVVQPDPDDPYALRLAHGPTGRRVIPVDLGFLNPRMRPPLYQLLSRFTPPVMFAPTVPESHSQPAQGQGARPATVEGLQVAPAAFAQDGGGADTVDQGADTVDQGADTVDQGADTVAANPFGADTVDGGADTVDGGADTVAAGADTVDGGADTVDAGADTVAAAAAPADAVHSHAQTQPTISYRPRLTFGGSLVLTRRRWSVPGALLPQRRTDESAAEFFVRINRWRRESGIPETGYFRINPLPEPRPTPAGQPAPAQAEAPPEVVDEIPGYEGAAEAEAHEDEQEHEAEPAAGEAGAPAAAGADENAAQRPKPTQASRDFYKPQFMDFGNPLLVAMLGRIGTGLKRFQAVFEERLPDRDGLPRHGDDRFVTELVVQLAFPAGTATTPAEAASEPALATG is encoded by the coding sequence ATGATGGAACCCTGGATGGACGAGCCCGCCGCCACGGCCGACGCCCTGTTCCCGCGCTTCGTGTGCCGCGTGTCGGGCGCGCCCGTCGACACGGTCGACACGCTTCGCGCCGAACGCACCCTGTCGCTGCTGGACGAACTGGCCCAGGTGGAGGCGCGCATCGGCGAGCGGCGCGAGGAAGTGTCGCAGATGCTGTTCGAGGCCATCGGCGCCACCACGGAAAAGCCGGTGCGCAATCGCCTGGTGGGCCTCAAGCGCGAGCTGTACAACGGCCGCGCACCCGCCACGCAAAAGGTGAACGACGCACTGGCGGCGGTGGACGAGGCGACTGGCGAGCAGGTGCGCGCCTTCGTCGCCGACCTGGAGCGCGCCCGCGAGCTGAACGCCACCATCGGCGCCGCGCACGACGAAGAGGTCACGGCCCTGCGCCGGCGCTTTCGCGAGCTGGTGCGCTACGGCGACTTCCGGAAGGGGCTGATGGTTTCCAGCCGCGCCCTGTACGGCAACCTGGGCCGCTACGACGCCGCGGCCGAGCGCGGCACCCTCAGCGGGCGCGACGAGAAGACGGAGCGCGGGCTGCTGCGCTACTACACGCGGATGGCCGCCAAGGCCACGCCGTTCGCCACCTTCTGCGCCGTCATCCCCGGCACCTTCATCGAGGCCGGCGGGGGCCAGGACGAGGGGCGGATGCGCTTTACCGGCGACCCGCGCGTCAAGCGCAGCTTCGTCCGCATCAACAAGTTCCTGTACGGCCTGCTCTTCGATCACCTGAAGACCCGCCCGACCGTGCGGCACCGGCTGGCCATCGAGCCCAATCCCACCCTTCGCAAGGAGGACGGGCGGCTGGTGTTCCTGACGGCGATCGACGGCCGCGAGGTCTTTCAGCGCATGGCCGAGAACGAGGTGCTGGACCTGATCGCCAGCCGGTGCGCGCAGGCCGGGCGCCCCACGCTGGGCGACCTGATCGGCGCGCTCTGCAGCGACCCGGAGATCGAGGCCACGCCGGAAGAGGCCGAGGCGTACCTCGACAAGCTGGTCGAGATCGGGTTCCTGCGCTTTCACACGGGCATCCGCGAGCAGGACGCCGACTGGGACCTGCCCTTCCGCGAGCTGCTGGACCGCATTGACGACGAGCACGCCCGCCGCACGTCGCAGCTGCTGGTCGTCCTTCGCGAGCAGGTGGAAGCGTACGGCAACGCCCCGGTGGACGGGCGCGGCGCGCTGATCGACGAGATCCACGCGCTGATCGAAACCGCGTTGGGGGAGATGGAAATCAGCGGCCGGCTGCGCCGCGACATGCCGTTCTACGAGGACGCCACCGCCGCCGCGGGCGCCGAGATCGCGCTCACGCCCGGCGTGCGGCGCGCCTTCGGCGCCTGGGAAGAGTGGGCGCGGCTGACCTCCAGCCTGGGGTGGCCCCGCTCCGAGCAGGCCACCATGCGGCACTTCTACCAGACCTACTACGGCGACTCGCAGGGCGTGCCCCTGCTGCGGTTCTACGAGGAGTTCTACCGCGAGCACTTCAAGGCGCACGTCGAGAAGGAAGCGAAGCAGCGCGCCGGGGCGCGCAGGGAAGCGCTGGGCGGATACGACGTGGGCAACCCGTTCGGCCTGGACGTCGTCCGCAGCCTCTCGGACGCCCGCACGCAGCTGGGCGAGGCCATCCGCGAGCGCTGGGCGGCGGAGCCGGATGCCGCGGTCGTCGACCTGACGGCGGACGACGTTCGCCAGGCGCTGGCGGGGGTGGAAACGGTGAGCGGCGTGCCGCGCTCCATGGGCGCGTTCGGCCTGCTGGTGCCGGCGGAGGAGGAGGGCGGCGCGCCGTCGTTCGTGCTGCACGGCGGCAGCTACACGGCGGGGTACGGCAAGTACTTCTCGCGGTTCCTCTACATGCTGCCTGACGACGTGCAGGAAAACGTGCGGACGTGGAACGCGGCGCTCACCGACGACATGCTGGCCGAAATCTGCGGCGACGCGCAGTTCAACGCCAACCTGCATCCGCCGCTGATGCGCTGGGAGATCAGCTATCCCACCGGCGAGAGCGGCGCGACGGAGGCACAGCTTCCCAGCAGCGAGATCGTGGTGCAGCCCGACCCTGACGATCCGTACGCGCTGCGGCTGGCGCACGGGCCCACGGGCCGCCGGGTGATCCCCGTGGACCTGGGCTTCCTGAACCCGCGGATGCGTCCGCCGCTGTACCAGCTGCTGTCGCGCTTCACCCCGCCGGTGATGTTCGCCCCCACGGTTCCCGAGTCGCACTCGCAGCCGGCGCAGGGCCAGGGCGCCCGCCCCGCCACCGTGGAAGGCCTGCAGGTGGCCCCCGCCGCATTCGCGCAGGACGGAGGTGGCGCGGATACGGTGGATCAGGGCGCGGATACCGTCGATCAGGGAGCCGACACGGTAGACCAGGGCGCGGACACCGTAGCTGCGAATCCGTTCGGCGCCGACACGGTGGATGGCGGGGCAGATACCGTCGATGGCGGCGCGGACACGGTGGCTGCAGGCGCGGACACCGTCGATGGAGGAGCGGACACGGTCGATGCAGGCGCGGACACTGTCGCCGCAGCAGCAGCCCCGGCCGATGCCGTCCACTCACACGCACAGACGCAGCCAACGATCAGCTACCGCCCTCGGCTGACGTTCGGAGGCAGCCTGGTGCTGACGCGGCGCCGCTGGTCGGTGCCGGGGGCGCTGCTTCCCCAGCGCCGCACGGACGAAAGCGCGGCCGAATTCTTCGTGCGGATCAATCGCTGGCGGCGGGAGAGCGGGATTCCGGAGACGGGCTACTTCCGCATCAACCCCCTCCCGGAGCCGCGCCCGACGCCCGCGGGCCAGCCCGCGCCCGCCCAGGCCGAGGCGCCGCCTGAGGTGGTGGACGAGATCCCGGGATACGAAGGCGCCGCCGAGGCCGAAGCCCACGAAGACGAGCAGGAGCACGAGGCAGAACCTGCCGCGGGCGAAGCGGGAGCCCCGGCGGCCGCGGGTGCGGATGAAAACGCCGCACAGCGGCCGAAGCCCACGCAGGCGTCCCGCGACTTCTACAAGCCGCAGTTCATGGACTTCGGAAACCCGCTGCTGGTGGCGATGCTGGGGCGCATCGGCACGGGGCTCAAGCGGTTCCAGGCGGTGTTCGAGGAACGCCTGCCGGACCGGGACGGCCTGCCGCGCCACGGCGACGACCGGTTCGTCACGGAGTTGGTGGTGCAGCTCGCCTTCCCGGCCGGTACCGCCACGACCCCAGCCGAGGCCGCATCCGAGCCGGCGCTGGCGACCGGCTAG
- a CDS encoding GNAT family N-acetyltransferase: MDDLDGRLVVLDDERKPLARQALELIAHAIGDVQPVGELLAELEEARLGMPSGGNYHLLTYLDDDGKPMAAAAGVYLKGVNAGFITYLAVRKDQRGAHLGRRLRAHVVQAMRDEALRTTGHDLAWIVGEVRQESPWLKTLVRDGEAIPFDMPYFHPWQSRRGHARYVLYREPVSDPRTELGADEVLRLLYNIYRRAYRLRFPLHSDNFCFMLGDLEGRETVGVHANFEEVLGEGD, encoded by the coding sequence ATGGATGACCTGGACGGGCGCCTGGTGGTGCTGGACGACGAGCGGAAGCCGCTGGCACGCCAGGCGCTGGAGCTGATCGCCCACGCCATCGGGGACGTGCAGCCCGTGGGCGAGCTGCTGGCGGAGCTGGAGGAAGCGCGCCTGGGAATGCCGTCGGGCGGCAACTACCACCTGCTGACGTACCTGGACGACGACGGCAAGCCGATGGCGGCCGCCGCCGGCGTGTACCTGAAGGGCGTCAACGCGGGGTTCATCACCTACCTGGCCGTGCGCAAGGACCAGCGCGGCGCGCACCTGGGCCGCCGCCTGCGCGCGCACGTGGTGCAGGCCATGCGCGACGAGGCGCTGCGCACCACCGGGCACGACCTGGCGTGGATCGTGGGCGAGGTGCGGCAGGAAAGCCCGTGGCTGAAGACGCTGGTGCGCGACGGCGAGGCGATTCCCTTCGACATGCCGTACTTCCACCCCTGGCAGTCGCGCCGGGGCCACGCGCGCTACGTGCTGTACCGCGAGCCCGTATCCGATCCGCGCACGGAGCTGGGCGCCGACGAGGTGCTGCGGCTGCTGTACAACATCTACCGCCGCGCCTACCGCCTGCGCTTTCCGCTGCACAGCGACAACTTCTGCTTCATGCTGGGCGACCTGGAGGGGCGGGAAACCGTGGGGGTGCACGCCAACTTCGAGGAGGTCCTGGGCGAGGGCGACTAG
- a CDS encoding amidohydrolase family protein, with the protein MIIDCHTHLNRYVESQPVSLAERYAQLHADMDANGVQHAVVLSSYTVNADRPSTDELLDLMEGDPRVSVVAGVSVPHLGSDQVMHLRRLLETRRIKGLKLYPGYQPFHLYDRVVHPIYELAGDFDVPVMVHTGDTFNPKAKVRYTHPMEVDDVAVDFREVTFVLCHMGNPWFVDAMEVVYKNENVLGDISGLTLGTFEPRYERMVTGKIDEALAFINNPSKLMFGTDWPISDMGSYLAFAAKLETTDDEREGMMWRNAARVFRIPVQERADG; encoded by the coding sequence TTGATCATCGACTGCCACACGCACCTCAACCGCTACGTCGAAAGCCAGCCCGTTTCGCTGGCCGAACGCTACGCGCAGCTGCACGCCGACATGGACGCCAACGGCGTGCAGCACGCGGTGGTGCTCTCGTCGTACACCGTCAACGCCGACCGGCCCAGTACGGACGAGCTGCTTGATCTGATGGAGGGAGACCCGCGCGTCAGCGTGGTGGCCGGCGTGAGCGTGCCGCACCTGGGAAGCGACCAGGTGATGCACCTGCGCCGGCTGCTGGAAACGCGGCGCATCAAGGGGCTCAAGCTGTATCCCGGCTACCAGCCCTTTCACCTGTACGACCGCGTGGTGCACCCCATCTACGAGCTGGCGGGCGACTTCGACGTGCCGGTGATGGTGCACACGGGCGACACCTTCAACCCCAAGGCCAAGGTTCGCTACACGCACCCGATGGAGGTGGACGACGTGGCCGTGGACTTTCGCGAGGTCACCTTCGTCCTCTGCCACATGGGCAATCCCTGGTTCGTCGACGCCATGGAAGTGGTGTACAAGAACGAGAACGTGCTGGGCGACATCTCGGGCCTCACCCTGGGCACCTTCGAGCCGCGGTACGAGCGGATGGTGACCGGAAAGATCGACGAGGCCCTGGCCTTCATCAACAATCCATCGAAGCTGATGTTCGGCACCGACTGGCCCATCTCCGACATGGGCAGCTACCTGGCGTTCGCCGCCAAGCTCGAGACCACGGACGACGAACGCGAGGGGATGATGTGGCGCAACGCCGCGCGGGTTTTTCGCATCCCCGTGCAGGAGCGGGCCGATGGATGA
- the can gene encoding carbonate dehydratase, producing MRVLNRLLTQNREWAQSMTDRDPEFFSRLSNTQSPEYLWIGCADSRVPANEIVNLLPGELFVHRNVANVVVHTDLNCLSVLQFAVDVLQVKHVIVTGHYGCGGVRAALQNMKLGLIDNWLRHVQDVRDKHWERLEPLSDDERLDRMCELNVIEQASNVCQTTIVQDAWARGQELSVHGWIYRLQDGVIRDLKMTITNPDELLPVRDAAVERLGG from the coding sequence ATGCGCGTGCTGAACCGCCTTCTTACGCAGAACCGCGAATGGGCGCAGTCGATGACGGACCGCGACCCGGAGTTCTTTTCGCGGCTGTCGAACACGCAGTCGCCCGAGTACCTGTGGATCGGCTGCGCCGACAGCCGGGTGCCGGCCAACGAGATCGTGAACCTGCTTCCGGGCGAGCTGTTCGTGCACCGCAACGTGGCCAACGTGGTGGTGCACACCGATCTCAACTGCCTGTCGGTGCTGCAGTTCGCCGTCGACGTGCTGCAGGTGAAGCACGTGATCGTCACCGGCCACTACGGGTGCGGCGGCGTGCGGGCCGCGCTGCAGAACATGAAGCTGGGGCTGATCGACAACTGGCTGCGGCACGTGCAGGACGTGCGCGACAAGCACTGGGAGCGCCTGGAGCCCCTGTCGGACGACGAGCGCCTGGACCGCATGTGCGAGCTGAACGTGATCGAGCAGGCCTCCAACGTCTGCCAGACCACCATCGTGCAGGACGCGTGGGCGCGCGGCCAGGAGCTGTCGGTGCACGGGTGGATCTACCGCCTGCAGGACGGCGTCATCCGCGACCTGAAGATGACCATCACGAACCCCGACGAGCTGCTGCCCGTGCGCGACGCCGCCGTGGAGCGGCTGGGGGGATAG
- a CDS encoding outer membrane beta-barrel protein → MIRNLVSLAVLSIALSAQSASAQLSSNPPARSDGRGFSLGMTLSGSRLSSAVEQGATPTRSGLGLTLRYGVSEKVSAFLRYDYGYQHGQTALGARYTFGDASQRLRPYVEAAASRGVMVDGDRHGVGAGIVAGAGLEYSLSRRVALDVGLSHSAGRFSRMVAPHQDLGRGNGYSSTGLNVGFRLRL, encoded by the coding sequence ATGATCCGAAACCTGGTGAGTCTCGCAGTCCTCTCCATCGCACTGTCCGCGCAATCCGCATCCGCCCAGCTCTCCTCCAACCCGCCGGCGCGCTCCGACGGCCGCGGCTTTTCGCTGGGAATGACGCTGAGCGGCAGCAGGCTGAGCTCGGCCGTGGAGCAGGGCGCAACCCCCACCCGGAGCGGCCTGGGGCTGACGCTTCGCTACGGCGTCAGCGAAAAGGTGTCGGCCTTTCTGCGGTACGATTACGGCTACCAGCACGGGCAGACGGCGCTGGGCGCGCGCTACACCTTTGGTGATGCATCGCAGCGCCTGCGGCCGTACGTGGAGGCAGCCGCCAGCCGCGGCGTGATGGTGGATGGCGACCGCCACGGCGTGGGTGCCGGCATCGTCGCCGGCGCGGGCCTGGAGTACTCGCTGAGCCGCCGCGTGGCGCTGGATGTGGGCCTGTCGCACTCCGCCGGGCGGTTCTCCCGGATGGTGGCCCCGCACCAGGACCTCGGGCGCGGCAATGGATACTCGTCCACCGGCCTGAACGTGGGCTTCAGGCTGCGGCTGTAG
- a CDS encoding SDR family oxidoreductase, giving the protein MLLNGKVALVTGASRGIGAAIAQEMAAHGAAVGVNYFQSPGAAAEVVSSIQGAGGRAVALAADVRDPAAVRAMADRLAEAFGGVDVLVNNALFNYRFDPVANPRFEMMEWGGFQEQIDGTVRAAVNTCQAVLPHFRSRGGGRIVNILTNLITHPVVQYHAYTTAKSALLGFSRNLAAELGPENVTVNMIAGGLIMTTAASEPTTPEVQEIVRGATPLRRLGEPHDIGRAVVALASDLMGFATGQYVALDGGLTMP; this is encoded by the coding sequence ATGCTGCTGAACGGAAAGGTGGCGCTGGTGACCGGCGCCTCGCGGGGGATTGGCGCGGCGATCGCGCAGGAGATGGCGGCGCACGGGGCCGCCGTGGGCGTCAACTACTTCCAGAGCCCCGGCGCGGCGGCCGAGGTGGTGTCGTCCATCCAAGGCGCGGGCGGCCGGGCCGTGGCGCTGGCGGCCGACGTGCGCGATCCGGCGGCCGTGCGGGCGATGGCGGACCGGCTGGCGGAGGCGTTCGGCGGCGTGGACGTGCTCGTCAACAACGCGCTTTTCAACTATCGCTTCGATCCCGTCGCCAACCCGCGCTTCGAGATGATGGAGTGGGGCGGCTTCCAGGAGCAGATCGACGGCACGGTGCGCGCCGCCGTGAACACCTGCCAGGCCGTGCTTCCCCACTTCCGATCGCGCGGCGGCGGGCGCATCGTGAACATCCTCACCAACCTGATCACCCATCCCGTGGTGCAGTACCACGCCTACACCACGGCCAAGAGCGCCCTGCTGGGCTTCAGCCGCAACCTGGCGGCGGAGCTGGGGCCGGAGAACGTCACGGTGAACATGATCGCCGGCGGGCTGATCATGACCACGGCGGCGTCGGAGCCCACCACGCCCGAGGTGCAGGAGATCGTGCGCGGCGCCACGCCCCTGCGCCGCCTGGGCGAGCCGCACGACATTGGCCGCGCGGTCGTGGCGCTGGCGTCGGACCTGATGGGCTTCGCCACGGGGCAGTACGTGGCCCTGGACGGCGGCCTGACCATGCCCTGA
- a CDS encoding phosphatase PAP2 family protein — protein sequence MTAWIIRLHSHDERALHALVLRRRRPLDTAMRVLTHAGDAWATIALALALLLAPDAAVRAGGALAAWALVLSHVGVQVLKRTVSRARPSMPVGCSALVHAPDRFSFPSGHAAASLSVALGLLSIVSPSVGVALVALALVVGISRCYLGVHYPGDVVAGWALALLGHMAGAALLG from the coding sequence ATGACCGCGTGGATCATCAGGCTTCACTCGCACGACGAACGGGCGCTTCACGCCCTGGTTCTCCGCCGCCGCCGGCCCCTGGACACCGCCATGCGTGTGCTCACGCACGCCGGGGACGCGTGGGCCACCATCGCGCTGGCGCTGGCGCTGCTGCTGGCCCCCGATGCCGCGGTGCGCGCGGGGGGCGCCCTGGCTGCGTGGGCGCTCGTCCTTTCGCACGTGGGCGTGCAGGTGCTCAAGCGCACCGTCTCGCGGGCGCGGCCCTCCATGCCCGTGGGGTGCAGCGCGCTGGTGCACGCACCCGACCGGTTCAGCTTTCCTTCCGGCCACGCGGCTGCCTCGCTTTCCGTGGCGCTGGGGCTGCTCTCCATCGTCTCCCCATCGGTGGGCGTGGCACTGGTGGCCCTCGCGCTGGTGGTCGGGATCTCCCGGTGCTACCTGGGCGTCCACTATCCCGGCGACGTGGTGGCCGGCTGGGCGCTCGCCCTCCTGGGCCACATGGCGGGTGCCGCGCTTCTGGGCTGA